A single Bifidobacterium scardovii JCM 12489 = DSM 13734 DNA region contains:
- a CDS encoding nucleotidyltransferase domain-containing protein, protein MYELKDDRIRLGLSQKAVAEAMGTTQSALSRVESEEGNPTQALLMRYEHALEKLRPTQSVLEIVTLKLSVARLVEKYHIAEMYVFGSVARGDARPDSDVDLLYRLKPDAPRSLGSVQELMEDLEALLGRKVSLTSYDALLRSAERSRASRRFLEHIQLDMIKVA, encoded by the coding sequence ATGTATGAGCTCAAAGATGATCGCATTCGGCTGGGCCTGAGCCAGAAAGCCGTTGCTGAAGCCATGGGCACCACGCAGTCGGCGCTGTCGCGCGTCGAGAGCGAGGAAGGCAATCCGACGCAGGCGCTTCTTATGCGCTACGAGCATGCGTTGGAAAAGCTCCGTCCCACGCAGAGCGTGCTGGAAATCGTCACTCTGAAGCTGTCCGTCGCCAGGCTGGTCGAGAAGTACCATATCGCCGAGATGTACGTGTTCGGTTCGGTGGCGCGTGGTGATGCCCGGCCTGATTCGGATGTGGATCTGCTATACCGGCTGAAACCGGATGCACCGCGTTCGTTGGGTTCCGTGCAGGAACTGATGGAAGATCTTGAAGCACTGCTGGGGCGCAAGGTGTCGCTCACCTCGTATGACGCCTTGCTGCGCAGCGCGGAACGAAGCCGTGCCAGTCGGCGATTCCTCGAGCATATTCAGCTGGACATGATCAAGGTGGCCTGA
- a CDS encoding HepT-like ribonuclease domain-containing protein, whose protein sequence is MHIHQDQDFRDETNLIRLLEHLDYAIEDVRTMRSARALENNRVLLNSVAMEMTQVQECARRLSDAFHDARPDLPWKELRALRNVLVHEYDEIDVVALYGTVTVDAPRLAASLRPIVDAIV, encoded by the coding sequence ATGCATATTCATCAGGACCAGGACTTCCGGGACGAGACCAATCTCATCCGGCTGCTCGAACATCTGGATTACGCCATCGAGGATGTGCGGACCATGCGCTCCGCGCGTGCGTTGGAGAACAATCGCGTCCTCTTGAATTCGGTGGCCATGGAAATGACCCAAGTGCAGGAATGCGCACGGCGGCTGTCCGACGCGTTTCATGATGCCAGACCGGATCTCCCGTGGAAGGAGCTCAGGGCGCTGCGCAATGTGCTGGTCCATGAATATGACGAAATCGACGTCGTCGCGTTGTATGGGACGGTGACCGTCGACGCGCCCCGACTTGCAGCAAGTCTGCGTCCCATCGTCGACGCGATCGTATGA
- a CDS encoding MATE family efflux transporter, whose product MSVPTIVAQGANASYTIIDRLFIGHIPEVGDAAMTGIGICFPILLAVTAFAQLIGSGGAPRASIELGRGNFRKAERILGASTACLIAIAVVLTVVLQLVKRPVLYAFGASDATIGYATDFLGVYLAGTLFVQLTLGLNNFISAQGKTAIAMVSVLIGTLTSIALDPIFIFVFGWGVRGAAAANVTAQLLSAIWIVWFLSSGRSAIRLHPQAIRFGRIIVPVLTLGLAPFIMQITECLINVVFNVGLQRYGGDDYITSITIITSLMQIVSVLTSGFQQGIQPIIGFNFGARSMDRVRQAVRMAFATQIVSATVLVSMLAAFPGFFASWFTSKQDVIDIVTAMMPIFVSGWGIFGIQMGAQCALVGMGQARQSIFLAIFRKVILLVPLALLLPRWLGVDGIFIAEPISDASAGIVAGLLFFATYRSLMRAAADERP is encoded by the coding sequence ATGTCGGTGCCGACGATCGTGGCGCAGGGGGCCAACGCCTCGTACACGATCATCGACCGCCTGTTCATCGGCCATATCCCTGAGGTCGGCGACGCCGCGATGACCGGCATCGGCATCTGCTTTCCCATCCTGCTCGCCGTCACCGCCTTCGCCCAGCTGATCGGCTCGGGCGGCGCGCCACGCGCCTCGATCGAGCTCGGGCGCGGCAACTTCAGGAAGGCCGAGCGCATCCTCGGCGCGAGCACCGCCTGCCTGATCGCGATCGCCGTGGTGCTCACCGTCGTGCTGCAACTGGTCAAACGTCCGGTGCTGTACGCCTTCGGGGCCAGCGACGCGACCATCGGCTACGCGACCGATTTCCTCGGCGTGTATCTGGCCGGCACGCTGTTCGTGCAGCTGACGCTCGGCCTCAACAACTTCATCTCCGCGCAGGGCAAGACCGCGATCGCCATGGTGTCGGTGCTCATCGGCACGCTCACCAGCATCGCGCTCGACCCGATCTTCATCTTCGTGTTCGGATGGGGCGTCAGGGGAGCGGCCGCGGCGAACGTGACCGCCCAGCTGCTGTCGGCGATATGGATCGTATGGTTCCTGTCCTCCGGGCGCAGCGCCATACGGCTGCACCCCCAAGCCATCCGCTTCGGCCGGATCATCGTGCCGGTGCTGACCCTTGGTCTGGCGCCGTTCATCATGCAGATCACCGAATGCCTGATCAACGTGGTGTTCAACGTCGGGCTACAGCGGTACGGCGGCGATGACTACATCACGTCGATCACCATCATCACCTCGCTGATGCAGATCGTCAGCGTGCTCACCAGCGGGTTCCAGCAGGGCATCCAGCCGATCATCGGGTTCAATTTCGGCGCGCGCAGCATGGACCGCGTGCGCCAGGCGGTTCGCATGGCCTTCGCCACGCAGATCGTGTCCGCCACGGTGCTCGTGTCGATGTTGGCGGCGTTCCCCGGGTTCTTCGCCTCGTGGTTCACGTCCAAACAGGATGTGATCGACATCGTGACCGCGATGATGCCCATATTCGTGAGCGGATGGGGCATCTTCGGCATCCAGATGGGCGCGCAGTGCGCGCTGGTCGGCATGGGGCAGGCCAGGCAGTCGATCTTCCTCGCGATCTTCCGCAAGGTCATCCTGCTGGTGCCGTTGGCCCTGCTGCTGCCGCGCTGGCTGGGCGTCGACGGCATCTTCATCGCCGAGCCGATCTCCGACGCCAGCGCCGGCATCGTCGCCGGACTCCTGTTCTTCGCCACCTATCGCTCGCTGATGCGCGCCGCGGCCGACGAGCGGCCGTGA
- the tal gene encoding transaldolase, with translation MTEATQRTSDNGVSIWLDDLSRSRIESGSLQDLIANKNVVGVTTNPSIFQKALSQVGPYDAQLKELGKVDVETAVRELTTTDVRNATDIFREIAEKTDFVDGRVSIEVDPRLAHDTENTAKQAVELWEKVNRPNAMIKIPATLEGLPAITATLAKGISVNVTLIFSLERYEQVIDAFIEGIAQADANGHDLKHIGSVASFFVSRVDTAVDKLLEANGSDEAKALEGKAAVANARLAYELFEKKFAEDLRWAGLAAKGAKVQRPLWASTGTKNAAYSDCKYVDELVAKHIVNTMPEKTLNALADHGNGAPSIEGTYEESHAVINKLAELGINLKDVTDKLEADGVAAFIKSWDSVLADVQSGIDRVNA, from the coding sequence ATGACTGAAGCAACTCAGCGTACGTCCGACAACGGCGTTTCCATCTGGCTGGACGACCTGTCCCGCTCCCGCATCGAGTCCGGCTCCCTGCAGGACCTCATCGCCAACAAGAACGTCGTCGGCGTGACCACCAACCCGTCCATCTTCCAGAAGGCCCTGAGCCAGGTCGGTCCGTACGACGCCCAGCTCAAGGAGCTCGGCAAGGTCGACGTCGAGACCGCCGTGCGCGAGCTCACCACCACCGACGTGCGCAACGCCACCGACATCTTCCGCGAGATCGCCGAGAAGACCGACTTCGTCGACGGCCGCGTCTCCATCGAGGTCGACCCGCGCCTGGCCCACGACACCGAGAACACCGCCAAGCAGGCCGTGGAACTCTGGGAGAAGGTCAACCGCCCGAACGCCATGATCAAGATCCCGGCGACCCTCGAGGGCCTGCCGGCCATCACCGCCACCCTGGCCAAGGGCATCTCCGTCAACGTCACCCTGATCTTCTCGCTCGAGCGCTACGAGCAGGTCATCGACGCCTTCATCGAGGGCATCGCCCAGGCTGACGCCAACGGCCACGACCTGAAGCACATCGGCTCCGTCGCCTCCTTCTTCGTGTCCCGCGTGGACACCGCCGTCGACAAGCTGCTGGAAGCCAACGGCTCCGACGAGGCCAAGGCCCTCGAGGGCAAGGCCGCTGTGGCCAACGCCCGCCTGGCCTACGAGCTCTTCGAGAAGAAGTTCGCCGAGGATCTGCGCTGGGCCGGCCTGGCCGCCAAGGGCGCCAAAGTCCAGCGTCCGCTGTGGGCCTCCACCGGCACCAAGAACGCCGCCTACTCCGACTGCAAGTACGTCGACGAGCTGGTTGCGAAGCACATCGTCAACACCATGCCGGAGAAGACCCTGAACGCCCTTGCCGACCACGGCAACGGCGCCCCGTCCATCGAGGGCACCTACGAGGAGTCCCACGCCGTCATCAACAAGCTGGCCGAGCTGGGCATCAACCTCAAGGACGTCACCGACAAGCTGGAGGCCGACGGCGTCGCCGCCTTCATCAAGTCCTGGGATTCCGTGCTGGCCGACGTGCAGTCCGGCATCGACCGCGTGAACGCCTGA
- a CDS encoding YoaK family protein, translating into MTSHLAEAGRTLIPRKDDRYGLLSPALVILTFVAGLVDALSYLALGHVFVANVTGNIVFLGFAIAHAQGFVWWTSALTLVSFIIGASTGGRIIRHYGDHHVRHLLASTCVQAAFVLAALIGIYLLNRFSPEPAMGGLDAEAIARSTQPSLNFPTARHIDLHIILLIVLLAPAMGIQNSTARKLSVPDLPTTVLTMTLTGIAADTSARGHEHSKLGRRAVAMLALALGSLTGAYLQSHGHEDLILMLMIVCLLVVIGMMLPHIHSDARWVAER; encoded by the coding sequence ATGACCTCACATCTCGCCGAAGCAGGACGCACGCTGATCCCACGCAAGGACGACCGCTACGGGCTGCTCTCCCCCGCGCTGGTGATACTCACCTTCGTGGCAGGTCTGGTGGACGCCCTGAGCTATCTGGCGCTGGGGCACGTGTTCGTGGCCAACGTGACCGGCAACATCGTCTTTCTGGGCTTCGCGATCGCCCACGCGCAGGGCTTCGTCTGGTGGACCTCGGCCCTGACGCTGGTCTCCTTCATCATCGGGGCCTCCACCGGCGGGCGCATCATCCGGCATTACGGCGACCATCACGTCAGGCATCTGCTGGCGTCGACCTGCGTGCAGGCGGCGTTCGTGCTGGCGGCCCTGATCGGCATCTATCTGCTGAACCGCTTCTCCCCCGAACCGGCGATGGGCGGGCTCGACGCCGAGGCCATCGCGCGTTCCACGCAGCCCAGCCTGAACTTCCCGACCGCACGCCACATCGACCTGCATATCATCCTGCTCATCGTGCTGCTGGCCCCGGCGATGGGCATCCAGAACTCCACGGCCCGCAAACTGTCGGTGCCGGACCTGCCGACCACCGTGCTCACCATGACGCTGACCGGCATCGCCGCCGACACGTCGGCCCGCGGCCATGAGCACTCGAAACTCGGCCGCCGCGCCGTCGCCATGCTGGCTTTGGCGCTCGGCTCGCTGACCGGCGCCTATCTGCAGTCGCACGGGCACGAGGACCTCATCCTGATGCTGATGATCGTCTGCCTGCTGGTGGTCATCGGCATGATGCTCCCCCACATCCATTCCGACGCCCGATGGGTCGCCGAGCGCTGA
- a CDS encoding aminotransferase class I/II-fold pyridoxal phosphate-dependent enzyme, producing the protein MTSESFSTRLGRAMALRRLKQVDIVRAAERQGVKLGKSHVSQYVSGKTVPRHDIMAFLADELHVRQAWLADGEPPMEPAGDPSPSRHGEAGHAADGPSEPGPRAERGDHANQTSEEGITMRHFGKSHKLDDVLYDVRGPVVDEAARMEQSGTHVLKLNIGNPAPFGFRTPDEVVYDMAQQLTETEGYSASKGLFSARKAIMQYAQLKNIPNVGIEDIYTGNGVSELINLSMSALLDSGDEVLVPSPDYPLWTACVNLAGGTAVHYVCDEESEWYPDIDDMRAKITDRTVAIVLINPNNPTGALYPREVLQQIVDLAREHQLMIFSDEIYDRLVMDGLEHISIASMAPDLFCVTFSGLSKSHMIAGYRVGWMILSGNKSVAKDYIEGINMLTNMRICSNVPAQSIVQTALGGHQSVNDYIVPGGRLYEQRDFIYKALNEIPGVTAVKPKAAFYIFPKIDVKKFNVTDDEQFALDLLHDKRILVTRGGGFNWHEPDHFRIVYLPRIEVLKDASDKLADFLRYYRQ; encoded by the coding sequence TCAAGCAGGTCGACATCGTGCGCGCCGCCGAGAGGCAGGGCGTCAAGCTCGGCAAAAGCCATGTCAGCCAGTACGTCAGCGGCAAGACCGTGCCGCGCCACGACATCATGGCGTTCCTGGCCGATGAGCTGCATGTGCGCCAGGCGTGGCTCGCGGACGGCGAACCGCCCATGGAACCGGCCGGGGACCCCTCGCCGAGCCGGCACGGCGAAGCCGGCCACGCGGCGGATGGACCGTCCGAGCCCGGTCCGCGCGCGGAGCGCGGCGATCATGCCAACCAAACGTCGGAAGAAGGAATCACCATGCGTCATTTCGGCAAATCCCACAAACTCGATGATGTGCTGTACGATGTGCGCGGCCCGGTCGTCGACGAGGCCGCCCGCATGGAGCAGTCGGGCACGCACGTGCTCAAGCTCAACATCGGCAATCCGGCCCCCTTCGGTTTCCGCACGCCGGACGAGGTCGTCTACGACATGGCCCAGCAGCTCACCGAAACCGAGGGCTATTCCGCGTCCAAGGGCCTGTTCTCCGCGCGCAAGGCCATCATGCAGTACGCGCAGCTCAAGAACATCCCCAACGTCGGCATCGAGGACATCTACACCGGCAACGGCGTGAGCGAGCTCATCAACCTGTCGATGTCGGCGCTGCTCGACAGCGGCGACGAGGTGCTGGTGCCCAGCCCCGACTACCCGCTGTGGACCGCATGCGTGAACCTGGCCGGCGGCACCGCCGTGCACTACGTATGCGACGAGGAGTCCGAGTGGTACCCCGACATCGACGACATGCGCGCGAAGATCACCGACCGAACCGTGGCGATCGTGCTCATCAACCCGAACAACCCGACCGGCGCCCTCTACCCGAGGGAGGTGCTCCAGCAGATCGTCGACCTGGCCCGCGAGCACCAGCTCATGATCTTCTCCGACGAGATCTACGACCGCCTGGTCATGGACGGGCTCGAGCACATCTCGATCGCCTCGATGGCGCCCGACCTGTTCTGCGTGACCTTCTCCGGCCTGTCGAAATCGCATATGATCGCCGGATACCGCGTGGGATGGATGATCCTGTCGGGCAACAAGTCGGTCGCGAAGGACTATATCGAGGGCATTAACATGCTCACCAACATGCGCATCTGCTCGAACGTGCCCGCGCAGTCGATCGTGCAGACGGCGCTCGGCGGCCACCAGAGCGTCAACGATTACATCGTGCCGGGCGGGCGCCTCTACGAGCAGCGCGACTTCATCTACAAGGCGCTCAACGAGATCCCCGGCGTCACGGCCGTCAAGCCGAAGGCCGCGTTCTACATCTTCCCGAAGATCGACGTGAAGAAGTTCAACGTGACCGACGACGAGCAGTTCGCCCTCGACCTGCTGCACGACAAGCGCATCCTCGTCACGCGCGGCGGCGGGTTCAACTGGCATGAGCCCGACCACTTCCGCATCGTCTACCTGCCGCGCATCGAGGTGCTCAAGGACGCCTCCGACAAGCTGGCGGACTTCCTGCGCTACTACCGCCAGTGA